One genomic region from Silvibacterium dinghuense encodes:
- a CDS encoding glycoside hydrolase family 28 protein, with amino-acid sequence MMSGSELGRRQFLRLSALGVLPAVSSVSSKQVVDVSEMGARGDGRTLNTHALQRAIDSVHDAGGGVVVLTPGIFLSGGLMLRSRVTLHLEAGAVLLGSTNTEDYEYHPGPPVEGDANGRHLIFALDAEDIAVTGQGTIDGNGAAFWHRKGRPAPRGEDLWGDVIAWDYEPATQRRPSPMLEFARCRNLRIEGITLRNAAGWTLRPVACESVFIHGIRVRNPVYAPNTDGMDITACRNVFVSDCDIATGDDAICIKSENPYGELLPTKNITVTNCVLSTCCNGFKVGTATHGRVENIVFSNSVIYNDDSTPLNQRLTSGIALEIVDGGAMQGVTISNIRMENARTPLFIRLGRRTPGAGSSLRNLRIDGLHATGAILTSSITGLPGMPVEDIVVSNSSFYSGEHGRASWAQKEVPEQSEKYPEARMFGRLPASGLYIRHAHGIRLHNLECLSSSPEERATLVCDDGSDLEIHALRSAAPDSPASIIQLHNCKDVFVHGHRAPAMTGAFLRVSGGESAGISLVANDLSRAAAPVAVVAGAAPAALTSHPL; translated from the coding sequence ATGATGTCGGGATCAGAGCTTGGCAGGCGCCAGTTCCTGCGGCTCTCCGCGTTGGGGGTTCTGCCGGCTGTATCCTCGGTTTCGAGCAAGCAGGTGGTCGATGTATCCGAGATGGGAGCGCGGGGGGATGGTCGCACGCTGAATACCCACGCTCTGCAGCGAGCGATTGACTCAGTGCATGACGCGGGTGGGGGCGTGGTTGTACTTACTCCTGGGATATTTCTCTCCGGTGGCCTCATGCTTCGCAGCCGTGTCACGCTTCATCTTGAAGCAGGCGCGGTTTTGCTCGGAAGCACGAACACAGAGGACTATGAATATCATCCTGGGCCGCCTGTGGAGGGTGATGCCAACGGACGGCACCTGATTTTTGCGTTGGATGCTGAGGACATCGCCGTTACAGGGCAGGGAACAATCGATGGGAATGGAGCGGCCTTCTGGCATCGCAAGGGCCGGCCCGCGCCACGCGGAGAGGATCTATGGGGCGATGTGATCGCGTGGGATTATGAGCCTGCCACGCAACGCCGTCCTTCACCGATGCTGGAATTCGCACGTTGCCGGAATCTCCGCATCGAAGGCATCACGTTGAGAAATGCTGCGGGATGGACGCTTCGTCCGGTAGCCTGCGAATCGGTTTTTATCCATGGCATCCGAGTGCGTAATCCTGTTTATGCACCGAATACCGACGGCATGGACATTACAGCCTGTCGGAATGTCTTCGTCTCCGATTGCGACATCGCTACAGGTGACGACGCGATCTGCATCAAGAGCGAAAATCCGTATGGAGAATTGCTGCCGACGAAGAACATCACTGTGACTAATTGCGTGCTCTCTACCTGCTGCAACGGCTTCAAGGTGGGTACGGCTACACATGGCCGGGTGGAAAATATCGTCTTCAGCAATTCTGTGATTTATAACGACGACTCGACTCCGCTGAATCAGCGACTGACGTCGGGTATTGCGCTCGAGATTGTGGATGGCGGTGCGATGCAGGGTGTGACCATCTCGAATATTCGTATGGAGAACGCCCGGACACCTCTCTTTATCCGTCTGGGCAGACGAACACCTGGTGCGGGTTCTTCCTTGCGCAATCTACGCATTGATGGATTGCATGCGACGGGAGCGATTCTTACCAGTTCCATCACCGGGCTCCCGGGTATGCCTGTGGAAGATATCGTTGTCTCGAATTCCAGCTTTTATTCAGGAGAGCATGGCCGCGCGAGTTGGGCACAGAAAGAAGTTCCGGAGCAGTCGGAGAAATATCCGGAAGCTCGCATGTTCGGCCGACTTCCGGCTTCTGGTCTGTATATCCGTCATGCGCATGGTATTCGTCTCCACAACTTAGAATGCCTCTCGTCGTCCCCGGAGGAAAGAGCCACGCTCGTCTGTGATGATGGAAGCGATCTGGAGATACATGCACTGCGCAGTGCGGCGCCGGATTCTCCTGCCTCTATCATTCAGCTTCACAACTGCAAGGACGTCTTTGTGCATGGCCACCGTGCTCCCGCGATGACCGGTGCCTTTCTCCGTGTTTCAGGTGGCGAGTCTGCAGGCATTTCTCTTGTAGCGAACGATCTGTCGCGGGCTGCAGCTCCTGTTGCTGTTGTGGCCGGAGCTGCTCCGGCTGCGCTGACCTCGCATCCTCTCTAA